The proteins below are encoded in one region of Herpetosiphon gulosus:
- a CDS encoding DUF6094 domain-containing protein produces MARLANTANHGFQALDPAAVALLATYVTAANPTACRIADPCAGEGAAAWQLASAWGIPADQLYLNELHTERAAVCRGITPHTTSCDTVRWLRANRHGIQLVYLNPPFGTQAAGDERSELQFFRRVIEEGTWLQPGGIAILVTPQDIFAKPAVTQHLARHYDNLTILALPAALRRWREAIVIGVRRSRARSGHALSDQIITLTTQLAQPLPELTPQAAPRYTIPVATSPSMIWEDATIGTPDQATTDVVMTGGATNTRAYRSAIDALRVAHLRPLGPLSATAAAARIATGEINGATIVIDGRPHLIKGSTTEDQTVWVETKEAGDTVTVITHQITRQVPVVMAVDVADGSVRRYEGDAGLQKLLADPATAEALLAAITEVAPPVYAYDMDAETAATLAMLKRKDGRTLPGYDNGLLPMQQHVVAGITRYLTTPDPRTGTRPKGTLLNAEMGAGKSTMGIAIAHWFHQQSIK; encoded by the coding sequence ATGGCCCGTCTTGCCAATACCGCCAATCATGGCTTTCAAGCGCTCGATCCCGCTGCCGTTGCCCTGCTCGCCACCTATGTCACCGCCGCCAATCCTACCGCCTGTCGGATCGCTGATCCGTGTGCAGGCGAAGGCGCAGCCGCATGGCAATTGGCCAGCGCATGGGGTATTCCAGCCGATCAGCTCTATCTCAATGAATTGCATACTGAACGCGCTGCGGTCTGCCGAGGGATTACGCCACACACCACCAGTTGTGACACCGTGCGCTGGCTGCGTGCCAATCGCCATGGCATCCAACTGGTCTATCTCAATCCGCCCTTCGGCACCCAAGCCGCTGGCGATGAACGGAGTGAACTCCAGTTCTTTCGCCGCGTGATCGAGGAAGGCACGTGGCTGCAACCCGGTGGAATCGCGATCCTCGTGACCCCACAGGATATTTTTGCCAAACCTGCCGTGACCCAGCATCTCGCGCGTCATTATGACAATTTGACCATTCTGGCCCTGCCTGCCGCCCTGCGGCGCTGGCGGGAGGCCATCGTGATCGGCGTTCGCCGCAGCCGTGCCCGCAGTGGCCACGCATTGAGCGACCAGATCATCACCCTGACCACCCAGCTCGCGCAGCCGTTGCCGGAATTAACGCCGCAGGCCGCGCCGCGCTACACCATTCCCGTGGCCACCAGTCCCAGCATGATCTGGGAGGATGCCACGATTGGCACGCCCGACCAAGCCACCACCGATGTGGTCATGACGGGCGGAGCCACCAACACCCGCGCCTACCGCAGTGCCATTGATGCCCTGCGCGTTGCCCATCTGCGCCCCCTCGGCCCACTTTCCGCTACCGCTGCGGCGGCACGGATTGCCACCGGGGAAATTAACGGCGCGACCATCGTCATTGACGGTCGGCCCCATCTGATCAAAGGCAGTACGACCGAAGACCAAACGGTCTGGGTCGAAACCAAAGAGGCAGGCGATACCGTCACGGTCATCACCCACCAGATCACGCGGCAAGTCCCCGTGGTCATGGCGGTCGATGTGGCCGATGGCAGCGTGCGCCGCTATGAAGGCGATGCTGGACTCCAGAAACTGCTGGCTGATCCGGCCACCGCCGAGGCGTTGCTCGCCGCCATCACCGAGGTTGCCCCGCCGGTGTATGCCTACGATATGGATGCCGAGACCGCCGCGACCTTGGCCATGCTGAAACGCAAAGATGGTCGCACGTTGCCGGGCTATGACAATGGCCTGCTGCCCATGCAACAGCATGTGGTGGCCGGAATTACCCGCTACTTGACCACCCCCGACCCGCGCACGGGCACGCGTCCAAAAGGAACGCTGCTGAACGCAGAAATGGGTGCCGGGAAGTCCACCATGGGCATTGCGATTGCCCATTGGTTCCACCAACAATCCATCAAATAA